From bacterium:
GAAGTCGCGCAGGTAAGCCTGCGCCGTCCTCGACTGGTTGCCCGGGATTCCGAGCCCGACGTTCGCCGTCCCCCGGCCCTTGGGGAAGAGCCAGGCGTAACCCCCGGGCGCGACCCGGGAACCGAGTTGGAAGTAAACGGTGTCGTCCTCCACCCACGCGGGCAGGCCGGCGGCCAGCACCTGGGCCCCGGCGTGGACGTCGGCCGGAGGCAGGTGTCTGGAAAGACCCGTCCAGCGTCCGACCAGCCCCTCCACCCCGTCGGCGCCGACGAGTACCGGGGCCTCCACCGTCTCCTCCCGATCCGGACGGCGCACCCCGACCCGCCACAGAGCGCCGTCCCGCTCGGCCCGGAGAGCCTGTGATTTGACCCAAAGCTCGGTCCCGGCCCCGGCGGCCCGCTCGGCGAGATGGAGATCGAAGAGTTTCCGCTCGAGGACCCAGCCGGCGCCTTTTTTTTGAACCTGGGCCCGGTTCCCCCCGGGTGAGACGGTGATCCCGCCGTGGAGATGGGCGGCGCGGTAAGGCGGGGCGAGGTCTCCCGTCGGGCCTTCGGGGAAGAGGACCCCGTCGTCGCCCAACTCCTCGACGAACCCGTCGTGTCCGACCGCTTCGGCGCAGCGCACCGGGAAACCGACCTGCTGGCGCTTCTCCAGAAGGAGCACGCGCAGACCCCCCCGAGCCGCGTGATAGGCGGCGCTGGAACCAGCGGGCCCGGCCCCCACGACTATCACATCGTAGCGCAACCTTCTCCTGGATTCGGCTATCCCGACGGGCGCAGTTAATCGGACCAAGTATAACTTAAAGGCGAGGCTCATCGCCCCGCCCCTTCAGCCCGATCGAGAGGATTATACAGAACTCATCGTCGGCCGGCCTCGATGCCCCGACCATTCGGTCCGATCTCGGTGTCGCCCCCAAACATGGTGGACGATACACTCTACGCCCCGACCATTCGGTCCGATCTCGGTGTCGTCCCCAAACATGGTGGACGATACACTCTACGCCCCGCCCATTCGGTCCGATCTCGGTGTCGTCCCCAAACATGGTGGACGATACACTCTACGCCCCGCCCATTCGGTCCGGACGGTCGAGCTAGTATTCCATCGCCTTGATCTGGCCCCAGGACGTCTCCTTGACCGGGGTCTGCCATTCACCGAGGTCCACCCGGGCGGACTGGACGATCTGCTTGGTCATGAAATTCTGGACGATGACGTAGCCGATGACGTCGTCCACCTTCCACACCTGGTCCACGTCGAACTCCTGGGTCCAGTAGTGGACGCCCTCGTTGTCGGGGATAAGCCAGCCGGGGTAATCGGGCTCGGTGATGCGCATGGTGTAGTTGTAGTGCCTACCGCCGGCGGAGAGGTCCTTCTCGACGATGATGAAGTATGCGCGGTAGTAGCCGTCGGGAACGCTGTCGGTCCACTCGAACCGGGCGCTAAGGTAGCCTTCGCTGCCGGTGATGTTCCCGTCGAGGACGATGTCCATCGGGCTTGGGACGTTAATCCGGCTGGCCACGTAAGCTCCGGCGGAGCTCCAGCTGACCTTGGTCCCATCCACGTAGGTGTCGGGGACGGAGTTGACCCCGTATAAGGATCGCCGGTTGTTCTGGTCAACGGGATTGTAGAGGTAGAAAGGATCGCTGGCTCCGGGCCAGTTCATGTGCCACTCGCAGAGGATCATGTTTTCGTGGTATTGAGCGTCAATGGCCTCCCACGCCGCGTCCGCCGAGGGGCAACTGGGGCAGGTGTAGTTGGTGAAACCCTCGAGCACCACCATGCGCTGGGTGGCGAAGCTCACCGCGACGAGGACTAACAGCACAAGGACAGCCTTCCGCATAATCTCCTCCTTCGATCGTACCGATATGTCTCTATTTAACGTGATTAACCCGTAGCGAT
This genomic window contains:
- a CDS encoding NAD(P)/FAD-dependent oxidoreductase — encoded protein: MRYDVIVVGAGPAGSSAAYHAARGGLRVLLLEKRQQVGFPVRCAEAVGHDGFVEELGDDGVLFPEGPTGDLAPPYRAAHLHGGITVSPGGNRAQVQKKGAGWVLERKLFDLHLAERAAGAGTELWVKSQALRAERDGALWRVGVRRPDREETVEAPVLVGADGVEGLVGRWTGLSRHLPPADVHAGAQVLAAGLPAWVEDDTVYFQLGSRVAPGGYAWLFPKGRGTANVGLGIPGNQSRTAQAYLRDFLSENFPGISVLEEVHGCVPTSPPPRGFVGEGCMLAGDAARQVDPFSGAGINWAVEAGRLAGETAVEVISSGIEPTTKTLKIYEKRWRERHGREHRQLYKIKALVTSLADDEIDQAVAALAAGAAKGELGEISPLRIIGYALKNAPGLVLKMRHLL